The Asterias rubens chromosome 16, eAstRub1.3, whole genome shotgun sequence region GTAAAGATGCCAACTTGAAACCAAGTCTAACCCAGCCTAAATACAGTTACAGTTAAGTCGGAACAACCTTGTCATTGCAACACAACcactgactttaagattttgGCAAAGGCTTCAAAGGTACCCTCCTGCTGATTGGCTGGGACATTTCATGAATATGCAATTTATTGCAGCGCATTTGAACCCGAGGTGCATTCCACTTGAGCAAACATATCAGCGTTTTCGAGTGGTTGTGAATGCGATCAGGTTGAGTTGAAATAACAACTTAATTAATAGTTGATTTCATGATGTACAAAAGAGGACCTTCAACACAGCAAAAACaaaccttacaaaaaaatacatgcgCAGTGTCGCCATTTTCATTACAGAGTGCCACCATATTGACAACACGAAGTGCACAACCATTCATTCCAATGATAACAAATAATTGCGCAATTTGAACGCACACCAGTCAAAACTAATGACAGAAGCTCAAACATAATAGTGGTTGCGATCGCCAAAACGCCCCCTTCTGTGTTAAAAGGTGATTAGGATTAAAAGAACAAGAGCTGATGACAACAGAATTGCTTAACGATATTTTGTACAGAGTCTCAGCAAGAATGTATTTCATTTATTGTCTTATAGATTATAACATTGTCGCTACAACTGAATCACTCTCGAATACGTCAACGTAAGATTCGATGTGTCAGTCGAGCTCTCATCGCCATCTCTCATTTTCTGTCGCGAGTACTTCGCGCGCGCGTTCTTGAACCACACATAAACGATCCTACTGTCGTACTTCGGCTGGTTCTTACGGAACTCCGAGCGGTTGAGTTCGGCCACGAACTGATCGATGGTGTGGCGGTCGGGCTTCGGGTTGATGCAGAACCAAGCCTGCAGTTTAGGCACCTCCAAGCTTGGGTGGATGTTAAAACGCTTCCGCGTCGGTCGACTGCTGCTAGTGTTTTTGGGCGAGCTGACTTGCTGAGGTAGGGCTAGTCCTCGTGCCCTGTCTGGCCCGGCGCCATGTTGTTTCAGATTAACTGCTTGTAATGGCCCGTTTGACATGCTGTGAATCATTGTTGATGTTGGAATTCGAATCGGCGTCATACTGATTGTTGGGACGACAATCGAGGAGGCAGCAGAGCTGGCACTTGATGGGGGCTTAGAATTTGAGAGATTCAGTACCGAGTTGGTGCTCGGGGAGGCTGTGGCCGTCGTACTTGTCGCCGAGGTTGGGCTTATCTTCTCCACTTTGATACCTTCAACGGGTAGCTGTTTGCAATCGGTGAACGGAGCTTCCTGTGCCGCGGGTGACAACATTATCCCAAACCCTGACGCGATCTTGCGAATGTCCGTCACCTGGGATGGTGAGGCCGTGCTCATAGAGGGCGCAATTGCGATTGGTTGCTCGGTACTACTGATAGGCTTTGGTGCGATCCTTATAGCGGAAATGTTTGGTGTGGTTAACAAAGATTTTGAGTGAGTCGTTGTGTGGGCGTGACCATTACTCAAACTCGTCTTGACGCTGATGCTTCTTGGCTGAGCCCGGGGCACCTCACTCGTCTTCTGCTGCATGCGAATTTGGTTCGTGAACCTTGACCTCGAGTCACTCTTGACCTTTGAGTGACCCAACTGGATGTACATTTGTCGTGGCCCATTGGCCGCCTCTCTCCGTCGCTCACTGAGCTCAGAGATGCGACTGATCTGTCCTTTACCGAGACGAGGCGCTCGTTCGGGCTCAGACGAATCTGGGCTCAGACCACGAACGCCACGATACTTTGCGCGCGCATTCTTAAACCAGATCGCAATGGAAGAGTACTGAAGTGGATGCGAGTTGCGACGCCTCTCCGACGAGTTCAATTCGGCAAGAAAGATCTCCAGCTCGGCACGACTGGGGCGGGGGTTCATCCGGTACCAGCTCATGAGGCGTGGGAGCTCGTACCTCTGATCGAAGAGGGTCCGTGGGCGCCTCCAGTGTCTCGAGCTTGGTTTGACAGGTAGAGTACTGTCTAACTTCTCGGCAGACACTAGGGTGTTGTCCATCAGACCGTTGTAGATGTTGTACCACTGGTAGAATGTTTGCAGTTTTTCCTGCTGTATCGGTTTGCTGTATTTACCTTGGATGATGGCAGAAACGGTACCCTGGAAAAAAATAGGAAAGAGATATAGTGAACACTGACTGTGTACATAGTGTTTTGGATTTAACTCCATATGGACTGAGGTATACGGACTGAGGTGACTTGGGGTTGAACCCCATGTAACCTTGTTACACCATGGGTAAACCCAgtggttcaaccatggaggtaagtcttcctccatggttcaaccaaGCCTGCAGTTAAGGCACCTCTTTGCTGTGATGGATGTTGAAACGCTTCTGTGTTGATCAACTATTAGGGGTTTTCGACGAAAGGAAAGGCCAATCCTCGTGCTGTGTCTGGCCCTGCGCCATGTTGTTTCAGATTGACTGCATGTGATGGCCCATTTGACATGCTTTGGATCATTGTTGATgtagagaaggggttcgccccggtgtttgaTTGGCAGTATATTGCACCTAAGCACCTggaaaaccattacatggtgccatATAAAAGGAGTTGGTCaattgtagtcccacataccttgcaggaaaatactgacgttaaagcgccttgagcgtcactgactgacggatatgcgcgttttataagaagccactattataatTACCTGAGAAAATGGACAGCCATGGCTGACCAGCATCGTGGGCCCTCTCTTCTCCAGCAGCTGGAGTAGCTTGAGCCTGATCTCCACGGTAGCCCTGGAGCCCAGCATCTCACCCGATGAGGACCTCTTGAGGGTGAAGCCAAGCAGGGTGGGCTGCAGGCCAAGCTGGAGGGTCGATGAGGACACGGAGGAGGAGGAGGCCGAGGAGGAGGTGGTGCGTGGATTGGTGCTGCGACTGTAACATCGAGAATACAGGGAATGCTTTGAGTATTATTTGGCAAATCTCTAATTctgcaaaaaattgttaatgttctgggcccaatttcatagagctgctaagcacaaacatttgcttagtaTGGAAATTCtttcttgttaaaaacaggattaccaaccaaattcccaggtgatttttaggataagcaaacaacagctgaataccagtaacaagcaatataatggaaattttgttgatttctgtttttatcaaggaagatcttcatgctaagcaaatttttgtgcttagcagctctatgaatttgggcccttatgtttcgaccctagcagagtcttttttttCGAAGGCTGCAACATCAAAGATACAGGGAAATGCTTTGAGTATTTGGCACATTTTGTTTATCTCTAATTctgcaaaaaatagtaaatgACCTAGTAGAGTCTTTTAcgtaggctaaatgacaacCCAACGCATATGAAAATGTATTAGTGTTCAGGACTGGActggattttcatctttgagagggcaaggccattttcatattGCAAAGTGCATTTCCATCAGTAAATCTTAAAGTTAATGGAAATTTTCTGAAGgaacaccaaggccaagaccaggggcaacgaaggccgTGGCCTCCACGTAATTACAGGCCTACATTGTagcagtcaagtggaaataTACAGTCAGAAggcacacaacaaaaagttgtcatttagccttcgagaaagacacGTCAGACCTATCATTTACATTTATGTCAGTCCTCTTGGTTGGTAAGCGGTTTGCAATTGCTCAATCTATTATCTCTAATGCTAAAAGACAATCAGAGtgtactgataaaaaaaaaacattgttacacCCTCTTTATAAAACCACAATTCATGGGAGTGGTTGTATGGTTTTACCCAAAACTTTTACCTTTCGAAACGCTgaatacgtgtacatgtattatttgcACAGGCACAATCATCATTATggggacacatttttttttaagtgtccaTTTCATGAACAATAGTTTGGAAATGTTAGATTGATAAAGTATCTGGGGTtgaattcacaaagagttaggactagtccctaacttaggactagtcctatgagctattaaaaacgtatggctagtcctaagttaggacgagtaacacgTCCTTACTGGAGATAAGAtgtagtcttaactctttgtgaaatccaccccaggcctgGTTATTATCCATCCAAAGCAACAGTATGAATTTGGTGCCTGATTTGACTACAACTCTCACCTTTGTACGATTTTAATCTTGAGTGTGATGTAGGAGAGAAGGTCGCCCAAGATTTTACCCACAGTGGCCTGGGGATCGTCTGTGATCAGGTTGAATGGTAGGGCCTTCCAGTTCTGCACTTGGATGACACCTAATGGTATTATACAGATAATAGTATAGGCATTTATTAGgcgtttttaattttaactaataataataataatatgataataatagtggcttcttattgtgggactatgtttcaatagacccttcccatgaaatatgtaaattgcacatagggcgtgcgcactaacgttttggttggcaaaatgagggaacatcgcactgttttgtacacggctaatgggtgcgtgacgcagacgcgattgcgcatctgcttagtgcacaactctatggcgtttgctaaccaacagggtctgtacgcatgcgtgaatgtaattagcatatttcatgggaagggtccattacgAGACCTCCTTTTACAAATCACCAATGACTTACagggtgctgtggcacaataccctgccaatcaaaccagaaacaccaggggcaaaaccccttctcttttgatTCTTTGAagtacattacacaacacacggggccaacggctttacgtcccataaTGTTGTGCCAGTGAAAAAGTGTAATTTGtaacacaataaataaaatagaagtCTCTGAACAAGACAAGACTTAGATAAACTTGAACAACTTGGCACAAAGAAAAAGACCAGCAAAAACAAGGTTTGAAAGCAGGGTCTACTTTTGGAAATTACTCCACATGATAATTCAATTTATCATCAATAATTGCTGATATGTGTAAATTTGGACTgatatgcaaacaaaaataatagtaaaattactttgtttttttcttccccccccccccaaaaaaagaagaaaaaccataTAGAATGCTCCAGATAGCACAGCGGGGCTTGTAAAACCCAAATAAAAACCAAGTAGAATACATTAAGGAGACCTTGTTTCAAATTTAATCAAGTTTAGTTTTGGGATGAttgaatttaaaatataaaaaatcaaaggtTTTGGCATAAATTTGCACAATCAAGGATGCTTTTTCTTTATTAACCCAAAAAACTTAATAGGTAAAGAGCACTTGTAATGTAAaaatattgttaataataacaCCCTTTAAAGTTATAACATGTACCTATGTAGTTTCAGAGAAAGAGGGTATGTTTCAGTTAGGGGCTGTTCATAATTATCAAAGTTTGTACAAGTGTAAAAATCGTACGTTTGGATGGAGGTGGTTAATGCCTGCCGTAcgctttcctttaaaaaaaaaataacaaaaaaccaaacataGCTTCATGGCCCCTTTTGCACCATCAGAGAAGAcgcagtgttttttgttttttcgttcTTTTAAAGGTCAGATTTAAGCAGGAAATTATGGCCAGTTTTATCCGTTTTAAATCATCGACAGCTCTTTTAACTTCTTTATGTTTCATATATTTTTTGCTCAAACAGGGTTTGCACTTAATTCACATTCAAGTATTTCTATGTAGACTAGTGTGAACCACATTTCTCTGTATACCTTTTGTAGGGAGGGAGGGGATATTGAAAAAGTGTATGATTTGTACGCTTGTAAAAATGTTGTACGTGCAACTGTGAAAGACCCCTTAAAAAATGTTGAATCTGAGCAGCTTCAagcatgaagcctttttaacagcatctgaaagcacgtaAGTCTAtacaacaaaggtgttttttctttcactattttcttgcaacttcgatgactaattgagttcaaattttcacaggtttattttatgcatatgttgggatacaccaagtgaggctATGTcggttgtttaaaggcagtgggcattggtaattgtcaaagactagccttcacagttaaagtatctcaacatatgcatagaatagcatacctgtgaaaatttgagcttgcgagataataatgaaagaaaaaacacccttgtcacgcgcagttgtgtgctttcagacacttaatttcgagacctcaaattctaaacttaaggtcttgaaatcaaattcgtggaaaattaattctttctcgaaaactacctcacttcagagggagctgtttctcacaatgttttatactatcaacctctccccattactcgtcaccaagaaaggttttatgctaacaattatttggagtaattaccaatagtgtccactgcctttaacaattaccaacagtataCCATACACGTAGCTGTTTGGAACCATTTggttgttttatactaacagtaCTCTATACACAACAAAACGAACGTCTGAAATTCAAAAGACCGGAGCAAAAACAATGTGAAGTAaccgcagaattccctgcttcggtaagcgccaattctttgcttacagtaagcagagccatgaaattggtcccaggggTGCAAGCGAACAATGTCTAGTGACATCGAGTCAAAAAGCGCCTGAGCCAACATTCTAGCTAACTTGAGCAATACGCTtaacgtaagcacagaattccatgTTTCTGTAACATTGATTCTTTGCTTGAAATTGCAGGGTTCGAAATTAGCAGTCGCTCAGTCGCTAATTGCGAGTGAAAACATCAGTGGGCTAGTCAAAAATCCAAACTAGCACACTGGTTGAGTAAAAAAATTGTTCCGTTTCTCAATAAGTGATGGTTACTTTGATAAAATTTCAACGAGAGTTGAAGCTTGTTAATAATTTGACAAGTCTTGATCATTCATTTCGGTGTACAATCGTTAAAACACTCATGCAATTAACCACACATTGTTTTGTAATGAGTATCCACAGGCCCCACAACGGGGGGAAAAGGTCATGGGAAACCCCGGAATGGGgaactttcgggacgcttggtggcagcagacttaccaggtaaaatacattgttctcggtaatgcgtgcatgctcagaactacataaacaatgacaattcacctggtaagtctgctgccacctagcgttccaaagtctcccattggtccaAGGTGACTTACCCGTTGCGTTGCGGACTTGATCCTTGGGGTAGTCAAGTTTACAAAGAGCAACTCGAACCAGCTCTTTCAAGAGGAGCGTACTGGGCACGATGGCGTACCCCTCCATCGCTCCGTCTTTCTCTTTTCCTTGTGGGAGGTCTACCGTCTCAATGGAGCAG contains the following coding sequences:
- the LOC117301001 gene encoding uncharacterized protein LOC117301001; protein product: MDIELEHQAHNMQDLAEAWVAANTETSFRRSQIVSPQEAVKPATSFSEDPSTSDVNQDVVIVSPAPEDQMAPSTSSQCQVQASISPVAAASRKRKQASPQPCRESADVTGGPSPAKTQTKEDDPKHGKMLPVHCSIETVDLPQGKEKDGAMEGYAIVPSTLLLKELVRVALCKLDYPKDQVRNATGVIQVQNWKALPFNLITDDPQATVGKILGDLLSYITLKIKIVQSRSTNPRTTSSSASSSSVSSSTLQLGLQPTLLGFTLKRSSSGEMLGSRATVEIRLKLLQLLEKRGPTMLVSHGCPFSQGTVSAIIQGKYSKPIQQEKLQTFYQWYNIYNGLMDNTLVSAEKLDSTLPVKPSSRHWRRPRTLFDQRYELPRLMSWYRMNPRPSRAELEIFLAELNSSERRRNSHPLQYSSIAIWFKNARAKYRGVRGLSPDSSEPERAPRLGKGQISRISELSERRREAANGPRQMYIQLGHSKVKSDSRSRFTNQIRMQQKTSEVPRAQPRSISVKTSLSNGHAHTTTHSKSLLTTPNISAIRIAPKPISSTEQPIAIAPSMSTASPSQVTDIRKIASGFGIMLSPAAQEAPFTDCKQLPVEGIKVEKISPTSATSTTATASPSTNSVLNLSNSKPPSSASSAASSIVVPTISMTPIRIPTSTMIHSMSNGPLQAVNLKQHGAGPDRARGLALPQQVSSPKNTSSSRPTRKRFNIHPSLEVPKLQAWFCINPKPDRHTIDQFVAELNRSEFRKNQPKYDSRIVYVWFKNARAKYSRQKMRDGDESSTDTSNLTLTYSRVIQL